The Halobacillus amylolyticus nucleotide sequence AAGATCACCTACTTTTTTAGATTGGGCAAATTCATCATTACGAGTCTGTTCCTAAAAGAATTCCATACCATGCTCTTTTCTCAAGCTCAGGAACAAGAGAGGTATGAACATGCTTCGTTTGTGTATATTCGTCAAGGGCATGCCGACCAAGTTCACGACCAAAGCCGCTTTGCTTATAGCCACCAAATGGGGCATCACTTCTAAACATATGCCAATCATTGATCCAAATGGTCCCGGCTTTTAAGTCCTTTGCGATTTGTAGTGCCTTGTTGACGTCTTTGGACCAAACTCCGGCTGCAAGTCCGTATATCGTATCATTGGCAAGTTTAACTGCTTCTTCTACATCGGAATAACGAATGACAGACAGAACAGGACCAAAGATCTCTTCCTGTGCAATCTTCATGCTATTGTCTACATCAGCAAAAATGGTTGGTTCTACGTAAAAGCCATGTTTCAGTTCTGCATCTTCCGCGCGTTTCCCGCCACAAATTAAGGTGGCGCCTTCCTGTTTGCCTGTTTCAATATAACTGAGTACCCTTTCCAATTGTTGCTCTGAAATAAGTGGCCCCATTCCTGTTGTCTTTTCCAGAGGATGTCCTAATTTTATTGTAGAGGCGGCTATCTTCAGTTTTTCAATCACCTCATCGTAAATGGAATCGTGGACCAATACCCGTGTCCCAGATTCACAAATTTGTCCGGAATGAAGGAAAACACCGAACAAAATCCCCGGAATGGCTGTGTCTAGATCAGCATCTGGTAAAACGATCGCAGGCGATTTGCCCCCTAGTTCAAGGGATACCTTTTTCACCGTCCCCGCGGCTTGCTGCATAATGTTCCGTCCCACTTCTGTAGAGCCGGTAAAAGCTACCTTGTCCACCTCAGGATGTGTCACGAGTGCTTCTCCCGTGCTTGAACCAGGACCTGTCACAACATTGAAGACACCTGCTGGAATTCCGGATTCAACAGCCAATTCCGCTAATTTTAATGTAGTCAGTGGTGTGTAGGAGGCTGGTTTAATCACGATGGAATTGCCCATGGCGAGCGCCGGAGCAATTTTCCACATCGCGAGAATCATCGGAAAGTTCCAAGGTGTGATAGCTGCGCATACACCAATAGATTCTCTCCAGACTTGATTATCGCTCGGGCCTGGAAAAGTTTTTGTCGGTAAAGATTCTACATACCTATACTCACGTGCGAATTTTGCTGTTTCCTGAAGGAGCTCAACAATTTGCAGGATATCTGAATTGGCAATTCGATTGACTGTACCGCCGGAACTAATGGACTCGAGGTAAACGAGTTCCTCTGTGTGTTCAGCAATTTCGTTTGAAAAATGGATCAGAGTACGTGCTCTTTCTTGCGGTGATTTTTTCGACCAAATACCAGAGTCGAAGGCCTGGCGAGCTGACCGGACGGCTACATCAACATCTGCTTTCGTTCCTTTTGCTACATGAGCACATACTTGTCCTGTTGCAGGATTTGTGATCTCGAACGTTTCACCATTTTTGGAAGGGTTCCAGCTTCCATTGATATAAAGCGGGAAATGCAGGATATCCGTTTTCGTTGACATCAATAAACCTCCTCGTTTTTTGATTTACAATTCACACACTTTCCTTCGGCTTATAGATTTCCTCGATCGTTTTTCCTCTTGCCCGGGCAACTTTTTCAAGACGGATCGCTAATTGGTTTTGCGAGAACCTGACCGTTTCCTCAAGCGGAACATCATAAGCAGATTGTTCGGCACCTTCCTGATTTAATTGCAGTGACAATGGCGCAAGGTCGTTCAATTTTTGTGTGATGTGGTCATACAAATGTGGGTGTTCGCAGACAAGGCGCTGCAGTAAGAAGGTCCCGTAAGCAATATGCCTCGACTCGTCCCGCTTCAAATACTCAATCCCTTTCATTAGACCAGGCATCTTGCCAAATGAATCAAGCATTCTATAAAATGACCAGTAGCCTGTTTCTGCAAGAACTCCTTCAACAAACATGTTATACACGACGGCAGCTTCCGCGAGTGCTTCAGGAGATTCGTCGGTATGGAGGCGGTTCATCGCCTCAGGTAAAATCTCGTAAAAAATCTGCTTATACGTATCACTATGGAAATGGGAGAGATCCCCTTGTTCCCCAATCACGTTCAAAACGATGCGAAAAAACTCAGTATGTTTGGCTTCTTCAAATAGAAATGTTGTCAAAAACATTTCCTCTTCAATCCGTCCTTGCTTGGCGATTAACATGATCTCCGGTAAGAGATCGAGCGTAACGGCTTCTTCACCTGCCTGAAACTGGGAGATGAGCCGTAGGATGGACTGTTGCTGGGGTGCCGTTAACGTCTTCCAATCTTCTTTGTCTTGTGTGAAATCAATATCCCTTGGGTCCCAAACACCTAATCTTTTTGCCTTTTGATACAATCGAAATGGGAACGAGTCTTCCTTGAGGCCACGTGCGCTTGTCGTCAAAATTTGGTCTCTCATTTTTCAACCCCTCTGCTAAATTTTGAATTTACTGAATATTTTTGCTAAAATGTAAGCACTTACATTGATCATAGTATAAGTTTACGACCATTTATATCCCTGAAAATGTAGGGAGGGGAAGCCGATGAACGCTGAGTTGATTGGAAATTATGTGAAGGGGATTAATCCTGCAGAGCAACATGATAAGAAGGTGCACACAGCTGTAAAGGGTTTTGTTGAGTTGTTTCCGTTTTTACGTGTATCGTTATTTGGGTATTCACCATTAAGTTTTATCGGTGAGGGGATCATCAGAATGGACGGATCGGGAGTCTATGGAATGAGTGATATTCGGGAAGACATCAGAGCGATCCCGCCCGTCTATTCGGTTGTTCACTCCAAAAGAGCGATGTTTGTCAGTAATGCAGAAGAGGAAAATTCTTTACCTGAAAAGTATGTCCACCGATTTAAATTATCTTCTCTGATGATCGTGCCAGTCATACAGTCTTCAACAGTCATCGGCGGCATTTTCTTGGACAGATATACCGGAGCTGGACTGCCAACAAGAGAATTGATCACCTCCCTGGAGCAGTACGGGAAATGTTTGGGGCAACTTTTATATGAACCAAGCGATAAGAAGGTACACTTAAGCAAGCGTGAAACGGAGGTGCTGCAAGAGTTGGCTTTTGGTTATTCGATAAAAGAAATTGCCGGGTCGTTTGGAATTAGTCCGTTTACGGTCAGGGATTACGTTGGCTCTGCCTTGAGAAAGCTGAATGTAAAACATCGTGGTCAGGGGATAGCCGAGGCAATCCGGCTGGGGTTAATTCATTAATTTTCATCCTTTTTATAACGAAAGAGGTTATAAAGGAGTGTGTGTAAACGGATAGATATGAGGGATTATCCAACATAATAAACAAAATGACTGAGCAAAAGGCAAAAGAAAAACCGTTTAAGAATGATGATGGCATGGCAATCTGTGAAAGTATGCAATATGGGGGATGAAGATCCGATTAATTAGGTTTTATTTTCTAGTATGTCTTTTATAATGGCAATATGAAAGGAAGCCCATGCCCTTTCGCGAAAGTGGAGAATGACACTCATTGTTAGGATTAGTATATAAGATACAACGAAAACCACCCCCCATGGGAGCATCCCATTACTAAATATAAACTCTTGTAATTGTGCAGAAAATAGAAATAACAGCCATGGTCCGGTAGAAACCAAAATAGGGATAATCCCTGATCCGTTCTTTTCTTTTATCATGCGATAAAGTATTTTTTCTAATGTATCTGAATCAATGGTTAAATAGAAGCGTTGGATATCCGTCACTTCTTTAATTTCTTCGATTTTATTAAAGGAGTGGTTTCTTTCACATGTCTTTTTAAGTTTAATATAAAACTTATGCGCATCACCACGAAACACAATCATTGATCCCTCCATCGAGTTTCTGCGTAATAACAGAATTAACATATCGCTATCTTTTTATGCATTCCCTCCGTCTTTTTCAGGTAACCAAAAAGAGTGGAGTCTGATCTAGAACTCACTCTTTTCACTGATTCAATTAAATGTCCTTTTTAAACCTTACGCTTTGATGATGATAAAATATTTAATTCTTCCCTATACTTGGCGATCGTTCTCCGTGACACGTTAACTTCCTCCTGGTCCCTAAAGTATGCGGAGATTTTTTGATCAGAAAGTGGTTTTCTCTTATTCTCGTTCTTAACCAATTGCTGTAACAATGCTTTTACTTTAGCCGCAGAAGTGCCGGTCTCGTCTTTTCCAAGTTTGGAAGAGAAAAACATTCGAAGCTCAAATGTCCCCATAGGTGTTTGAATGACTTTATTTTTTGTTGCGCGGCTAACCGTTGATTCGTGAACATCGATTTCCTCGGCGACATTCTTTAACGTAAGCGGTTTAAGCGAGGCAACACCGTTAGTTAAAAAATCAATTTGTTTATCAATCATGACCTCGGTAATTTTTAAAATGGTCAAGCGGCGTTGTTCTATACTTTTTACTAACCATAAATATTTTTGATAGTGTTTATTTAGGTAGTTGGATGCCTCGTTGTTTTGTCCTAGGTATGTTGTGTACTGTTTGTTCATATTTACTGTTGGTATGAACTTATCGTTAAGGGAAATGGTGTATTTCTCTCTCACCTTTTCTATGATAATATCTGGAACTTGATATCTTATGGGTGTACGATAAATATCAGCGCAAGGTTTAGGATCAAGACTTTGAATGAGAGTAACAATGGATTTAACCTCTTCAAACGGTATTTCCAGGGAGGAGGAAATTTCCTTCCATTTGTTATTAGCAACTAGCTCAAGATAATCGGTAATTACTTGCTCAGTCATTCGATCGTTAGGGTGATATGCTCGTAATTGTAATAATAGACACTCTTTTAATCCTCTGGCTCCAACACCTGCGGGCTCAAGTTGTTGAAGGAGGTCGATGGCGTATAGGGATTTTTGTTCAGTAACATTTAATAATTGGGAAATATCTGATGTACTTAATGGCAAATAGCCATTTTCATCCAGGTTAAGAATTAGATAACGCAATATAGTCCGTTCTCTTTCCTCAATATCAAGAAATTGTGCTTGTTCTAATAAATGCTCCCACATCCCTTTATCTTCACTTTTCAGATAATCAAGCGGGTTTACTTCGGAATGGGTATTTAGGGATTTTGAATGACTTTTAGAAACGGGATAGTCTTCCCTGAAGGAGATGTCATGATTATTTTCTTCTAGTTCAATTAGTGGGTTTTCCATTGCTTGTTCCTGAATGAACTGTTCCATTTCCACCGTACTATATTGAAGCATTGTTATCGCTTGGTTTAAGTCGGGCGTCATCACCATTTTTTGTTTTTGTGAAAGTTCTAATTTCACTTCTATCACCCCTTTGAATACGCTTACAAAAAATACAACTGTAAAAGAGATCCAATTGTAGATCTTCTGAAATCTTCTTCTGATCAGTAAAGGCCAATAATGCTGACATCTTACTAAAAAAAGGCTTATGTTTATTATATATGTTTTTGTCGATCATTTCATTTTGAAATTTTAAACCTAGACAGAAAATTAAAATAATTATATAATGGTACTACAATGTTCACTCCTAGAAAGATCACCTCTTTCATGACCAGTGAATCCGAAGTTTCGTTTAGCAAAATGAATGACTACGACTGTGAATCTTCGTGCCCTCATTAGCGTGGGGAATTTAACGTGGATCTAAGCCAGTGATATCAAGCTTTCTTTGATATGGCTGGCTTTTTTAATTTAAAAAAATTGGAGGGATTTGAATGATGAATTTTGAATTAACGGAAGAACAGGAAATGGTTAGAAAAATGGTGCGTCAATTTGTCGATAAAGAAATTAATCCTTATATACAGGGTTGGGATGCTGAGGGACATTTTGAGCCGTCGATCATGAAGCGTTTAGCTGATCTTGATTTAATGGGGGTCTGTATTCCCGAACAATATGGCGGCAGTGGAATGGACTATAATACGCTGGCCATTGTATGTGAGGAGTTAGAACGCGGGGATACAGCCTTCAGAACGGCGGTATCTGTACACACAGGGTTAAATAGTATGACACTATTACAATGGGGAAATGAAGCACAAAAGCAAAAATATCTCACCCCGCAAGCGAAAGGGGAAAAGGTAGGAGCTTTTGGGTTAACAGAACCAAATGCTGGCTCTGATGTTGCCTCACTACAGACAACGGCTGTCAAAGAGGGAGATCATTATATTTTAAATGGGCAAAAAACTTGGATCTCGCTTTGCGATTATGCCGATCACTTTCTCGTTTTTGCCTATACGGATAAAGATAAAAAGCATAGAGGAATCTCCGCCTTTATTGTGGAGCGGACCATGCCTGGCTTCTCCTCCAAAGCCATTAAGGGAAAATTGGGGATTAGAGCAGGAAACACCGGAGAAATATTTTTTGACAGCGTGAAGGTGCCAAAAGAAAACCTTCTTGGGGAAGAAGGGGAAGGATTTAAAATTGCTATGGCTGCTTTAGATAACGGTAGATTTACGGTAGCTGCTGGTGCGTGTGGTCAAATTCTTGCATGTATTGAAGAAAGTATTAACTACTGCCATGAAAGAAAAACTTTTGGAAAAGAAATCGGGAAGCATCAGTTAGTTCAGCAAATGCTGGCCAAAATGGAGGCAGGTTACCAGATGTCCCGGCTACTCGTCTTTCGTGCCGGCTCCTTAAAGAATCAAGGGAAGCGGAATACAAGAGAGACATCACTGGCGAAATGGCAGGCTTGTGACTATGCTAATGAAGCGGCCAATGACGCTGTCCAAATTCATGGAGCTTACGGATATTCAAATGATTATCCAGTTGAACGGTTTTTAAGAAACTCTAAGGCACCTGTTATCTATGAGGGCACAAGGGAGATTCATACCGTGATGCAAGCTGAATACCTTCTCGGATACCGATCAGATAAACAATTGTCCAACTCTTTACCCGTTTGGCCATTTGAAGAAGCGAAAGAAGAAGTGAAATAGAAGAAAAAGTATGACTATGTGATGAGTTTCCTATGATCTACTTTAAAAAGAAGGAATTTTCAAATTTAAAAGAGAATGTTTTAAAGTAGATTACTCATAAAAAGGGGTAGAAAAATGGGAAACTCACAGATACTTTTTATTGCCGGCCATGCAAGACTGCCAGAAGGTATGGCAGCCCAAAACATGTACGAAACCATTACGGTTACTGCTGAGGTAGATCGTGTATATGGTGTCGTTTTAGAGGCATCATGTACACTTGCTACGGAGCATGGCAGAGACTATATTGGGAAGATCTTAAAAGGGTTTAGTCTGCGCCATGATATAGAGGAAGTTATTAAATGCATAGAAGAACAGTATTATGGAAAGGCAGCAAATGCGATTATTGCTGCCCTAAAGGATTTACACTATCAATTTCAGCAAGTGAAACAGGTACAGCGCCCCTGCTAAAGGGTACAAATAAAAATGTATTAATTCAAAACAAGACAGAGCTTTCACTGTAAGGATCAGTGAAAGCCATCGTTTTTGTGTCAGAAAAAAGAATGGGTGAGATGGGTGAAAACGACCTATTTGTTTAGCATTCAGAAATGGAAAGTAATCATCATCTTAACTATGTGCTTTCTCTACATATTTCATTTCTTTTTTCCAGCGAAATCACTTTTTTACCTATTGTCAGGTTGTGGGATTTTCGTGTTTTTAATAAGTTCGTTTTTTGTCCGTGGGATCCCAAAGTACATTACCCTGATGTTACTATTACTAGGTTTTATAATTAACGGAATG carries:
- a CDS encoding acyl-CoA dehydrogenase family protein; the protein is MNFELTEEQEMVRKMVRQFVDKEINPYIQGWDAEGHFEPSIMKRLADLDLMGVCIPEQYGGSGMDYNTLAIVCEELERGDTAFRTAVSVHTGLNSMTLLQWGNEAQKQKYLTPQAKGEKVGAFGLTEPNAGSDVASLQTTAVKEGDHYILNGQKTWISLCDYADHFLVFAYTDKDKKHRGISAFIVERTMPGFSSKAIKGKLGIRAGNTGEIFFDSVKVPKENLLGEEGEGFKIAMAALDNGRFTVAAGACGQILACIEESINYCHERKTFGKEIGKHQLVQQMLAKMEAGYQMSRLLVFRAGSLKNQGKRNTRETSLAKWQACDYANEAANDAVQIHGAYGYSNDYPVERFLRNSKAPVIYEGTREIHTVMQAEYLLGYRSDKQLSNSLPVWPFEEAKEEVK
- a CDS encoding R2-like ligand-binding oxidase — translated: MRDQILTTSARGLKEDSFPFRLYQKAKRLGVWDPRDIDFTQDKEDWKTLTAPQQQSILRLISQFQAGEEAVTLDLLPEIMLIAKQGRIEEEMFLTTFLFEEAKHTEFFRIVLNVIGEQGDLSHFHSDTYKQIFYEILPEAMNRLHTDESPEALAEAAVVYNMFVEGVLAETGYWSFYRMLDSFGKMPGLMKGIEYLKRDESRHIAYGTFLLQRLVCEHPHLYDHITQKLNDLAPLSLQLNQEGAEQSAYDVPLEETVRFSQNQLAIRLEKVARARGKTIEEIYKPKESV
- a CDS encoding aldehyde dehydrogenase family protein, which codes for MSTKTDILHFPLYINGSWNPSKNGETFEITNPATGQVCAHVAKGTKADVDVAVRSARQAFDSGIWSKKSPQERARTLIHFSNEIAEHTEELVYLESISSGGTVNRIANSDILQIVELLQETAKFAREYRYVESLPTKTFPGPSDNQVWRESIGVCAAITPWNFPMILAMWKIAPALAMGNSIVIKPASYTPLTTLKLAELAVESGIPAGVFNVVTGPGSSTGEALVTHPEVDKVAFTGSTEVGRNIMQQAAGTVKKVSLELGGKSPAIVLPDADLDTAIPGILFGVFLHSGQICESGTRVLVHDSIYDEVIEKLKIAASTIKLGHPLEKTTGMGPLISEQQLERVLSYIETGKQEGATLICGGKRAEDAELKHGFYVEPTIFADVDNSMKIAQEEIFGPVLSVIRYSDVEEAVKLANDTIYGLAAGVWSKDVNKALQIAKDLKAGTIWINDWHMFRSDAPFGGYKQSGFGRELGRHALDEYTQTKHVHTSLVPELEKRAWYGILLGTDS
- the rpoN gene encoding RNA polymerase factor sigma-54, whose protein sequence is MKLELSQKQKMVMTPDLNQAITMLQYSTVEMEQFIQEQAMENPLIELEENNHDISFREDYPVSKSHSKSLNTHSEVNPLDYLKSEDKGMWEHLLEQAQFLDIEERERTILRYLILNLDENGYLPLSTSDISQLLNVTEQKSLYAIDLLQQLEPAGVGARGLKECLLLQLRAYHPNDRMTEQVITDYLELVANNKWKEISSSLEIPFEEVKSIVTLIQSLDPKPCADIYRTPIRYQVPDIIIEKVREKYTISLNDKFIPTVNMNKQYTTYLGQNNEASNYLNKHYQKYLWLVKSIEQRRLTILKITEVMIDKQIDFLTNGVASLKPLTLKNVAEEIDVHESTVSRATKNKVIQTPMGTFELRMFFSSKLGKDETGTSAAKVKALLQQLVKNENKRKPLSDQKISAYFRDQEEVNVSRRTIAKYREELNILSSSKRKV
- a CDS encoding DUF3870 domain-containing protein, translated to MGNSQILFIAGHARLPEGMAAQNMYETITVTAEVDRVYGVVLEASCTLATEHGRDYIGKILKGFSLRHDIEEVIKCIEEQYYGKAANAIIAALKDLHYQFQQVKQVQRPC
- a CDS encoding helix-turn-helix domain-containing protein; translated protein: MNAELIGNYVKGINPAEQHDKKVHTAVKGFVELFPFLRVSLFGYSPLSFIGEGIIRMDGSGVYGMSDIREDIRAIPPVYSVVHSKRAMFVSNAEEENSLPEKYVHRFKLSSLMIVPVIQSSTVIGGIFLDRYTGAGLPTRELITSLEQYGKCLGQLLYEPSDKKVHLSKRETEVLQELAFGYSIKEIAGSFGISPFTVRDYVGSALRKLNVKHRGQGIAEAIRLGLIH